The nucleotide sequence TATCAGAGTATTGTGTTTTCCATATTTTGCCAACCAGTGAAGAACTGTGAAACCAGTAACAAAATCTTTTTTGGTCAGCAAACTGGAATCCGTCGACAGATAATCCACAATTATGTCAAAATTGCCATCCACGACAGCGAGCATCCAAGCGTGTTCTGTCGGATCCAAAGCCCAAAATGCGCAGAAATTAGCACTTTCTTCTGAAGCTGACGGAATCCCATCGCTGCCAAGGTCCTTGGAATATGCGCCAGCGCTGTCAAAAGACAGTGATAAGCTACTGAGGCCGGTTTTAGTCAACAACAGTTCCTTTAAGTATTTTTTCCGCATGCCTGAGGTCATTGACCCCTTCTCAGGTGCCTGGGCAGACAGTTTTCTTGGAACCCCAGGACAGTTGATTGTGCCACTGCCACTATACAGTTCGCTTGTCTCCTGTTGCTTCTGCAGTCTGTATCTACGCACTGAAGCTGGAAGCGGAGTGGGTATTGCTGCGGTAGCGGCGTTGGACGCACGCTGTTCCAGTGTGGCATTGCGGTCCCCTGACGATTTGTCTCTGGGTGAGTCGTGAGAGGCCTTCGTTGATGTATCGCTTCTAAATCCGTCCCCATTCTGAGCCGGCGCCAGTTCGCTCTGAGAATCTGGATTAGGTCTGCAGGTCATATCTGTTGACTCAGAGATTCCCACGTGGCTGGACATGTTAGATAGTTTTTCCTCCTAATTTGGCGTTTTcctataataaatgcattgagaATATAAGGCGTTAGCCCATTGGAGCGCAAACGTAAAATCCCCAGCTATAAATGTGTTCTGTAAAAATGCTGATAGGCCTACGTGTTATATTATAGCTAGATTCTATACTTTAACATAAATCGTTgtattttgttgaaataaagataaacacaaCATAATATCAGACCGAGTACTTACTGTGTCAAGCTTAACACCGTTTTATAGCTGTTATTCAGTGGACAAGATCGAGAGTATTCCCCTTTACCATTGTTCAAACTATTAATGCAACGCTTCgagtagtttttttcttttttgacacCCTCAACTTCTTGTTCTGCTGAGGCTATAAACAGCACCACCCATTAACTGTTCCTCTTTTTTCACAGTCACAGTCGTTctcaaaaatgaacataaatacaCTTGTCGAATCCGCTCTGATGAAGCAACCTAGATTTTACTATGATAGGCTACTTCAGTAATACTGAGCATTTTGCTGTGCAATGATAAGAC is from Anguilla anguilla isolate fAngAng1 chromosome 9, fAngAng1.pri, whole genome shotgun sequence and encodes:
- the LOC118234999 gene encoding ankyrin repeat domain-containing protein SOWAHD-like isoform X1, with product MSSHVGISESTDMTCRPNPDSQSELAPAQNGDGFRSDTSTKASHDSPRDKSSGDRNATLEQRASNAATAAIPTPLPASVRRYRLQKQQETSELYSGSGTINCPGVPRKLSAQAPEKGSMTSGMRKKYLKELLLTKTGLSSLSLSFDSAGAYSKDLGSDGIPSASEESANFCAFWALDPTEHAWMLAVVDGNFDIIVDYLSTDSSLLTKKDFVTGFTVLHWLAKYGKHNTLIKLLKHAENEGFAVDVNIKASGGYTPLHVAVMHGQYMIVKLLVGAFCASVDAMDYSGRRAWQYLRTNASAEIKELLGAMDGEGGRALGYKNANNNCVATARYLQEVPNGEEDSSVTRNQLCGLVRKFIASFMGY
- the LOC118234999 gene encoding ankyrin repeat domain-containing protein SOWAHD-like isoform X2, with protein sequence MTCRPNPDSQSELAPAQNGDGFRSDTSTKASHDSPRDKSSGDRNATLEQRASNAATAAIPTPLPASVRRYRLQKQQETSELYSGSGTINCPGVPRKLSAQAPEKGSMTSGMRKKYLKELLLTKTGLSSLSLSFDSAGAYSKDLGSDGIPSASEESANFCAFWALDPTEHAWMLAVVDGNFDIIVDYLSTDSSLLTKKDFVTGFTVLHWLAKYGKHNTLIKLLKHAENEGFAVDVNIKASGGYTPLHVAVMHGQYMIVKLLVGAFCASVDAMDYSGRRAWQYLRTNASAEIKELLGAMDGEGGRALGYKNANNNCVATARYLQEVPNGEEDSSVTRNQLCGLVRKFIASFMGY